In Brienomyrus brachyistius isolate T26 chromosome 2, BBRACH_0.4, whole genome shotgun sequence, the genomic window TGGGGAATGTGGCATCACAGAGAGAGACCTCACTGCCACGTTCCCACTCGGTGTGGCTGATGGAATCCCAGAGTCTGTGCAGAGAGGACATTGGAATATTACCTCATATCTCATTTCTCAGAAAATTCAGCCACACTGGGGCTTCGCACTCATGGATTCAAATAACTACCCTGCCTACAAATCCCCAGCTTTAACAGCCAAACTGGCAAAATCCATTCTACTCATCTCCACTCAGTGTCATATTCCTGCTTTCAAATTACCTTGTTATTTTTTGGAAAGTACCGATAGACACTAACATAACACTTGAGCTCTTTCACCTCTTTATTTGTGATACGTTTTTACTTTGAACAACAGCAGAACAGCAGGGGAGGAACATAGAGCTGACAAACacaaaaatgcatattttgaaGATGGCAATAGCACCACCACGTGGACAGATTGCTTTTTGCCTGACAAAACACCCCCCACTCACCCTCCCACCCCATCCTTCACTAGCCAATAGGTTATTATCAAATAAATGCTTTATGGTTTAAACCTAATCTATGTTTACCACAGAAAACACTTTGTACACGTTCAGACATATAACTAAACAATAATAAAGGATCATTTTGCATTGAAAAACTAATTCACCGTTACATGATTTTCCACGTTATAACAaatgtattctttttttttcttgagcacAAAAGTTTGTTCTTGACCACACTGCGTTGTTTTGTAGTGGTTCTGCAGATCTCTGTGGTACCTGCTTGGGGAAGATCTCAGAAAGTGTCCTTCATTATTTCACTACTGCAAAGTGAGAAGCTTTACTGAATCTTTATTCTCACTTATTGTCAGAGATGGACAGGACAGCAACCGCTGAAAACTACAGGATTGCTGACTGTCACGCATCTGGTGTgagactcacgctttcagactctcgcgCTCACCCAAAAAATCTGACCGCAAATCTATGTTATTcctttataaacctaaaatgtgCAACATCAGAAGCGTCGGGACAGTTTACAAACCTTACAGACTATTAGCAAGGTACTAAAACTGCTAAGTACATGTAAATGAACGAGCAGATTTGCCTCAAATTTAAAAtatcacgccagccagctgaccgtaGTTGACAACCCTGAAACTAATCATTTATACTTTGGGTGTCTCTCATACTGACTGCTAAGGTCAGAGGGCAGAGGTCAAAGCTAAGTAGATGGATTCCGCTACATAATCCAGGTTCTGGCGGTTAATGGCCGTCACATTCATACACCCATCTGGCAGCAAGTATAGGTGCCTCTTCCTGGCCAGGAACCTTACTTGTTCAGCTAAGAAAGCAAAACAGATAGTAAAAAAATAGAAATCAGTTTGTATTTACGTGTTTCCAGAATCTATCTTGTTTATGCAGCTTTCACTCGAGAACATCTGTCACACTTTTCAATAAGTCATTCATATGTGAGCACTAGACAATTTCCAAAGTGTCATGGAGTTCACTTCACCCTCGTCACTTGACACGTGACACCCTTCGAAGATGTTTGGCTTTTTGCAAGAGTAAATGCGGCTTGGGGAAAGAGTGAAAGACCGCCCATTGATGAGAGGTAACAGGCACGGTCAAGCGAAGAGTACCATTTACTGAGAGGGGGCAGAAGTGGACATGCTTGGGAGAAATGCAGTCACAGACCTGGGTCAGCATTTAACAAGACCTTCATGCACAGTACTGAAAGTGGATGCACTTTTCAGCTCCCAAGACAACAGAGTAAGAGAGCTGCAAGTATAAGCAAAATGCAGAGCGACTAAACATTTACATGCAAGCAGAGTCCCTACGTTAAAAATGCAGAACGGTACACATTGAAATGAGAACAATAAGCTCACCATTTAGGCCTGTGCAACAAAACAGTCCACCCTGCTGCGTCAGGTGATCCCAGCGTCCAGGCGTTCCCAGAAGTCTCAGCTTCTCCAGAAGCTGCTCCCTAATCAGCAGGCACCGTTCAGCTAAACCTCTTATGGCGTCGCGCCTGTGTGACACATTTCGCACATGTTAACTCAGGGGTAACTGTTTCCTGTAACAGAGGGGAAAAAGCACATTTGAATAAATGGTAaacctgcaccttcataatatattcattaagtattcataaaacagtcataaacatcatgcacgtataccttaacatcctgtatcccttaacagctgtaatatactgtatattaataacaaacattatataataataacacacattataattgtataatcatgtaatgtttgctattaatgtatattacagctgttaagggatgttaggatgttaaggtttaCTTAATGTAGCAaggttctatgaatgcattatgaatgtgttatgaaggtgcactgaatgttctatgaatgcatactTAAtggattatgaaggtgcacttaatgtaaagtgttaccaaatataTCTACATCCACTGTTTATTCGGGTAAGATAATCATCACATACCACTCGGCGAGGTTGGCAgggttacccagcaccgtggcAACCACCCGGGCACCCAAAACGGTGGGCCGGGCCCACAGAGAGCGCACCAGGCTTTCCGCCTGCGACTGGACCGCCAGAAGCACGGAGTTCTGCTTCAGCACGAGCAGGAGATGCCCAACCCTCTCCCCTGCACAATCGCATGGGaaagcaatgtctgacaccaggGTTTAGCAAGAGGTTGCTATGAATTTCGAGTAGCTATGTGCACACAGAGGCCGATAACCTATTGAAGCATTTTAGAGATTGGGAGAACATGGCCGTCATACCGTAGAGGGTGAAGCTATGGGAGAAGGACTGGGCACAGAGGAACTCCAGGCCTAAGGAAGCGTAGTGGCGTAGGGGCCAAGCATCCTGATCTGGGTCCCCTAGGCAGAGGCCCTGGGCTGGCAAGAGGAAGAAGGGGAGGAGCCTCCTCCTCTGGGTGTGGCGAAATGGGGAAGGGAAAGTGCAGAGGTTAATCTTAGCAAAATTTAGCTTCAGAAACAGCCTAAATCACAAATCATTCCATAGCCCACAATTCAACTGCTTCACCAAAGAACCCAAAAGTAGCCCAGTGTGATATGTTGTTGATATTACTTGCATTAACTGAGGCTTAATCCCTGAGTGCTTGTTGGTGGTTCATGCCCATTTAAGGATGCCACCTCCTTTGAtgaatttccccctgggatcaatgaAGCTTATTTTATATTACAGGCAAGATTATTAAAGATAATCAAACATCAACAGTATCATTATGAATTAAATCCTCTTTGCATTTGCGTACAGAACAGGCAGATGCACGCCGAAAACGACAATTACATTTTGGTAAAATAAATCAACTTCCGTCCACCTATAACAAATTAGAGAATACACAACAAGCACAGTGATGGCAGCATATCAAATCGGTTTTACCGCCATAACTTCAGCAAGGGCCGTCCAGTCCTGCTGGGAGAGGTCAGCGCCCGTCGGACAGTGTGCAGAGGCTGACAGAATCACCACGGAATGTTCCGGGGCCTGCTCCAGGTCTTCTGTGAGCTTGTCCGTGGACACGACCCGTTGCTCTGCATTCCAGTATCGATACTGCCGGACATCCAGGATCCCAGCAGCCTTGAGGGTGTCAACCAGTGAGTCTGAAGGCagaaaagggggaggggggctgctgACGACTAAAGTCCTACAGTAAAAGAGAGGCAGTGTTTCACTGCACAGCAAATGTGAGTTTCTGCGTGTGCACAGACGTCTGGGCAGAAACTGGCATCAGACAGTGTCATGATTGCGCTGGAACTAAAAGCGATTCAGGAAGGTTAAAATCTCATGTGCAAATTTTTTGTCTAAAACTTACTTAGTCAACATGAAATGTTTCAGAGAAAATTTCTGTGTAGTTCTGTACGAGTTTTGGAAGTTTAATGAAATGCCTTCTTTGTATTTCATGAGGACCGAGTGGGTTTTATGTCCCAGCATAGTATCATGTGAtaaggaagcctgactttatgCTGTCGCCGGTCTAATCACAGAAACAGTAAAGTtgaattttggaaatttgctcttcaattaAAAAAACCTCCAACAAGAAATTCATACAATGCAAACGATTCAAATGTTGTCACCTCTAACTTGCTATAAATGTATATCAGAATTAAAACAGGTAATAACACAGCTATATTTCTGTGGTTCTACACTAATTTCCAATCAGCCTCTTCTCCAGTGACACCGCCTCCTACTTACATACCATGACAGGGTAAGGGGACATATACAGGACCGGACCAGGCCACGCTCCTGCTGTACCAGCGTCTCAGAAGCTCTGTCCCCAGCCGGACTGCCCCCGTCAATCCCACGGTCTGGACACCCAGCACCTGAAGGGTCCAAACCCACACAAAGTGACCCCGTGACCCAAAAGGGAAGCTACCCTTGGTAGATCTCAGCTTTTCTGCAGACAGTTAGCGTTCCTTCACGGCACTCCTGATGTCCTTGAGCAGCATTGAAATATTCAGCACACCGAGAGGAGAAGCTTCCAGACCACAGAGATTAACCTGGAGGTTTATTATTTTTGTGGTCACTTGACTCTTCTACTGTGTCAAAGTGATTGTGCTTCTGGAATTTATATGAGCGATGTGATGAATCACTTGGCTGCCCTTGAGAAACGCTGAAAGACAAGCCTGTTATATCATGTCTGGATTTTGCAATACCCACCCGGTTTTCCACAATGGCCTGACTGTCCTTTCCCAGTGCCAGTTCAGTGACTCTCCTGGTGAACTCCAGCACGCCCAGGCTTGGTGGGTACTCAGTGCCCAGGGTGGGATCACCCCCTATCTGCTGCTTAATCTTCCAGGTAAGAGGGAGCACAGAGATCTGACCATCCTCACCCAGATACTCTGTGCAAAAGAAGCAGAGAGAGCCCTACGTGTTACACGCAGTACATACTGAAATGAGTTTAAAGTTCACATTTCATTTATATAGCTCAACCACTTGTCCAgatttacatatactgcatgcAGAATTATATATGCGTGCATTTTACGTGTATATTCTCTTCTGACCAACAGCTTCAGTGCAGATAAATCTCCAATTAAGAATGGACTGTTTAAAAATTGAGTCTGCTGATTTGGTCTGAGTACTTCCTGTTTGGAGTAAAACAGGAAACTATAGTTACCTCCATGGACAAAATTAttaagcaaattattattacagtgCTATTAAAATGGCACAAAAAAAGACCTTACAGAGAAcggagaaaataaaataattatgtgCCGGTCACAGGGATGCAATCATCAAAATTGtcatattaaattaaattaaagtaaAGCGGTCCTAGCTGCCTCACCTGAACCGTAAGGTATTGTGGTCCTATCTGTCTCACTTAATATCGGATGTGATCAAATATAAAACTAGACTGATTCAATGGACAACAAGCTCATGACGGGCATTAAGAAGAGAAGTCACTATACAGACATTAAACTCGGTATAGCGGACTGTAACGTATGACTGATAGTTTGCTATTCCGTGTATACACTGAATAACTAAAActcttttattattaattatgctAACAgttaagagagaaaaatccacttAGTTTCTGATCGACCAAATATTTGTGCAGACTGATAACCAAGTGTGTTTAATTTCTGGTAGTTTCTCATATACTCATGTagcattttctctctaaataAATTTACCTGGAGCAAAAGCAATCTTCAAAATGAACTTTCTCCAGCTCCAGTACTGAGTCTCCAGCAGTAGAACTTGTCTAATAATTCTGCCTTTGGTCCATCAGCGGGACCCGAGAGGAATTCTAATTCCTTCGTTATAGCGCTGAGAAAATGTCCTGTTTTCATTATGTATCTGTATTAAACATGTTACTATGTTCATAAACCAGTAACTGGAGTAAGGCAAATAGCAAACGCATCACGAAAACTGTCATGCATAATGATAAATTATTCTAACAGTCAGCCAGCTAATGTTGACTTGTGgtagcactttacttgagggggcacaaataatatagtattatactcTTAACTATATTGTAAAGTGTTAGCTAGTTGGTGTTTCTCTCAAGAGCAGCTTCTGGTATCAGTAGGGAAGCTCAGCACTGCCTGCTAGGTGACAAACTTTACAATACGGTTCCTCAGTAACTTAGTAGTACcgcagttactactcaagtacaaatcatgtaTAGTTttatagtttgtggttaattaatatattaatgaGCGTTAGTTAAGAGTGATTAGTTAAgagtataatactatatttgtgccccctcaagttaCGTATTTCCTGATGCGTCAATACTAGTGATTTATAGGCATTAGAGCGTTTCCGGTTCGGTACTCATTTAgtaaaaatgacagaaaattGGTCAGTAAGAGAAATCCGGCTGCAGACTCACCCCTTCCCGCCAGGTACACTTTATCAGGGTGTGTGTCATTTTTGAAAGCTGCCAGTAATTTCGTTTCAGGACTCAGTGGAAGAGTGGGAGTGTCAATGAAAGCAGAATTAGTCGCCATACCTCTCTAACTTGTAAATCTGATCGTAACCTTTTCCGTTTCTACATGACAATAATTTTGCGTGATAAATTTGCGGTTCGTGGGCTGCCTGAAAGCGAGTTTTGTTTATTGCTTGTTGCTAAGTTACAGCTGTCTGTCGTTGCCCGGTAACGATTATAATAGTCCTATACGTTTTCCATTTTAATTATCACGAACTAGCTAGATGTATTGTTTTCCCTGTTTTGCTTGCGATTATGGACACAACTGCACAATGTAATTAATTGTTTACATCACAACCGTGACATTGATATTTGCTATTAATCACCGAATGTTGTCAAACATTCAGTTCCTTCTATTTGCTTTTAAACACTCAATTTACGCTGCTACTAGGCACCTGTAGATGTCCACttttgtatatatacatatttacacatacatatttatatatcgCTGTATATTGTACAGTTTTTATTGCTATACTGTAggttacatatttatttatttattataggttatttaacacatttatttattataaatataacgTACATATTTATATGACTGGATtatcattattagtagtagtaaaaTTAATACTAGCATGATTAATTACATAATTCATAATTCATTTACagggatggcatggtggtgcagtggttagcactgttgccaatTTTGTTCGCATTATTAATCTATCAACATTAAATTTAATAGTCATGAATTTCAGATGAAAGACattttgggggcggcatggtgatacggtggttagcactgttgcctcacacctctgggacccgggtttgagtctccgcctgggtcacatgtgtgtggagtttgcatgttctccccatgtcgacgtggggtttcctccgggtactccggtttccccccacagttcaaaaacatgctgaggctaattggagttgctaaattgcctgtaggtgtgcatgtgtgagtgaatggtgtgtgagtgtgccctgcgatgggctgaaaATATGATAATTCATATACACATACAGTGTGTACTGTAAGtgtgtcagggtcagcacccaTTCTCCTTGACCCTTTGTGTCTCCCCCCATTTGGCCCTCagatgtcgctggccatccggTCCTCGCCACTGTCCAAGTCTTCAGTGTGTTTTTCTAATTCCTAGGATTGCTGCATGGCTCTATGGGCTGAGCATGTGCCTGTAAACCCAGTAGTTGTGAGTTCGAGACCAGCCTCCGCTATTACATTTTGTTCCCTGGTGTTGCCTTTGTATTGTTCCTAGTTTGTGGTTT contains:
- the got1l1 gene encoding putative aspartate aminotransferase, cytoplasmic 2 → MATNSAFIDTPTLPLSPETKLLAAFKNDTHPDKVYLAGREYLGEDGQISVLPLTWKIKQQIGGDPTLGTEYPPSLGVLEFTRRVTELALGKDSQAIVENRVLGVQTVGLTGAVRLGTELLRRWYSRSVAWSGPVYVPLPCHDSLVDTLKAAGILDVRQYRYWNAEQRVVSTDKLTEDLEQAPEHSVVILSASAHCPTGADLSQQDWTALAEVMARRRLLPFFLLPAQGLCLGDPDQDAWPLRHYASLGLEFLCAQSFSHSFTLYGERVGHLLLVLKQNSVLLAVQSQAESLVRSLWARPTVLGARVVATVLGNPANLAEWRDAIRGLAERCLLIREQLLEKLRLLGTPGRWDHLTQQGGLFCCTGLNAEQVRFLARKRHLYLLPDGCMNVTAINRQNLDYVAESIYLALTSAL